One segment of Pontibacter akesuensis DNA contains the following:
- a CDS encoding PepSY-like domain-containing protein — MKPAMLAILLASSTLFACDKEDQDLAPDKVPAEVKASLVKTFTNAINFEWEKKEANYEVDFDMNTVEYSALFTASGEMLMHKYDITATELPEEVKTVITQHYTDYRIDDAEVVDKAGTRYYQVDLKKDNMEKRVVLAADGQEQAQISYWD; from the coding sequence ATGAAACCAGCAATGTTAGCCATTCTACTTGCAAGCAGCACTTTGTTCGCCTGCGATAAAGAGGACCAGGACTTGGCCCCGGATAAAGTACCTGCCGAGGTAAAGGCATCTTTGGTAAAAACATTTACCAACGCAATAAATTTTGAGTGGGAGAAAAAGGAAGCCAATTACGAAGTGGATTTCGATATGAATACTGTCGAGTACAGCGCCTTGTTTACCGCATCGGGCGAAATGCTGATGCACAAGTATGATATCACGGCCACAGAACTCCCAGAGGAGGTAAAAACAGTCATCACACAGCATTATACCGACTACCGCATCGATGATGCTGAGGTAGTGGATAAAGCTGGCACCCGCTACTACCAGGTTGACCTGAAAAAGGACAACATGGAGAAGAGAGTAGTACTCGCCGCCG
- a CDS encoding M16 family metallopeptidase has protein sequence MIEFREFTLDNGLRVIVHEDHTSPMAVLNILYDVGSRDEEEAHTGFAHLFEHLMFSGSKNVPVYDEPLQRVGGENNAFTSPDITNYYLSLPAQNLETGFWLESDRMLELAFSENGLEVQRKVVVEEFKQNYLNQPYGDVWLKLRPLAYKEHAYKWATIGKEISHIEEATMDIVKAFFRKHYSPSNAILVVAGNVPFDKAKELTEKWFGPIPAGEKYERQLKKEPKQTEARMLEITSDVPLSAIYKAYHMPGRQHPDYHAVDLISDILGRGKSSRLYERLVKDQKLFNSIAASVSGNIEPGLLIIQGKLNEGVALEEANAAIEAIVQELIDTLVDEEELNKVKNQAETSIVFSEIELLNRAMNLAYSKLLGDANLINQEGEKVQAVTPADIQRCAKEVLRPTNCSTLLYKAEKKEKLAEVEA, from the coding sequence ATGATAGAATTCAGAGAATTTACCTTAGATAACGGCTTGCGCGTGATTGTGCATGAAGATCATACTTCGCCGATGGCGGTGCTGAACATATTGTATGATGTAGGCTCGCGCGATGAAGAGGAGGCTCACACCGGTTTTGCGCATTTGTTTGAGCATCTGATGTTCAGCGGGTCCAAGAACGTGCCGGTGTACGACGAGCCGCTGCAGCGCGTGGGCGGCGAGAACAACGCCTTCACCAGCCCCGATATCACCAACTACTACCTGTCGCTTCCGGCCCAGAACCTGGAGACTGGTTTTTGGCTGGAGTCTGACCGCATGCTGGAGCTTGCCTTTAGCGAGAACGGCCTGGAAGTGCAGCGCAAGGTGGTGGTAGAGGAGTTTAAGCAGAATTACCTGAACCAGCCTTATGGCGATGTATGGCTGAAACTGCGGCCGCTGGCTTACAAGGAGCACGCCTACAAATGGGCAACCATCGGCAAGGAGATTTCGCACATCGAGGAAGCCACCATGGATATCGTGAAGGCTTTTTTCCGGAAGCACTACTCACCGAGCAATGCCATACTTGTGGTGGCGGGCAACGTGCCCTTCGACAAAGCAAAGGAGCTGACGGAGAAGTGGTTTGGGCCCATACCTGCCGGCGAGAAGTATGAGCGCCAGCTCAAAAAGGAGCCAAAGCAAACGGAGGCCCGCATGTTGGAAATCACATCTGACGTACCGCTGAGCGCCATCTACAAAGCCTACCACATGCCAGGCCGCCAGCACCCGGATTACCACGCGGTCGATCTGATCAGCGATATACTTGGCCGTGGCAAATCGAGCCGCTTGTATGAGCGACTGGTAAAAGACCAGAAGCTGTTCAACTCCATTGCGGCATCGGTATCGGGCAACATTGAACCGGGCCTTTTAATCATACAGGGCAAACTGAACGAGGGCGTTGCCCTGGAGGAGGCGAATGCCGCCATCGAGGCGATTGTGCAGGAGCTGATTGATACGCTGGTAGACGAGGAAGAACTGAACAAGGTAAAGAACCAGGCCGAGACAAGCATCGTGTTCTCGGAGATTGAGCTGCTGAACCGCGCCATGAACCTGGCCTACAGCAAGCTGCTTGGCGATGCCAACCTCATCAACCAGGAAGGCGAGAAAGTACAGGCTGTTACGCCCGCCGACATTCAGCGCTGCGCCAAAGAGGTGCTGCGCCCCACCAACTGCTCTACCCTGCTGTACAAGGCGGAGAAGAAAGAGAAGCTGGCAGAAGTAGAAGCTTAA
- a CDS encoding alpha-ketoacid dehydrogenase subunit alpha/beta — protein sequence MNYNRKDYTEEELIRLYRALLKPRMIEERMLVLLRQGKVSKWFSGIGQEAISVGSALALDKDEYILPLHRNLGVFTSREVPLDRLFAQFQGKTHGFTKGRDRSFHFGTNEHHIVGMISHLGPQLAVADGIALADLLEKKEKVTLVFSGDGGASEGDFHEALNVAAVWGLPVIFMIENNGYGLSTPSNEQFKFKHFIDKGPAYGIDTLQIDGNNILEVYDTVSQAAASIRKNPRPMLIEAITFRMRGHEEASGTKYVPQELFEKWAKKDPVENFERYLLDDLVLTQKAMESIKEELKAEIEEGLQKAFAEPMPEVNREQELEDMYQPFAQEIIAPASDAKTERRFVDAVSDAMRQSLERYPNLVLMGQDVAEYGGVFKASEGFVDAFGKDRIRNTPLCESAILGIGLGMSVRGQKSIVEMQFADFVSAGFSQIVNNLAKSHYRWGQNADVVVRMPTGAGAAAGPFHSQSNEAWFFHTPGLKVVYPSSPYDAKGLLNAAIEDPNPVMYFEHKLLYRSVSQEIPDDYYTVEIGKAKTVAEGTDLTIITYGMGVHWAKQLQQELEGASFEILDLRTLLPWDKEAVRAAVEKTGRVIILHEDTMTGGIGGEIAAWISEHCFELLDAPVARVASLDTAVPFAPPLEQEFLPKQRLRQKAEMMLNY from the coding sequence ATGAACTATAACCGCAAAGACTATACAGAAGAAGAACTGATCAGGCTATACCGCGCCCTGCTAAAGCCGCGCATGATTGAGGAGCGCATGCTGGTGCTCCTGCGCCAGGGCAAAGTGAGCAAGTGGTTCTCCGGCATCGGGCAGGAGGCCATTTCCGTAGGCTCGGCCCTTGCCTTGGATAAAGACGAATACATTCTGCCGCTGCACCGCAACCTAGGCGTGTTTACGAGCCGCGAGGTGCCGTTGGATCGCCTGTTCGCGCAGTTCCAGGGTAAAACGCACGGCTTCACCAAAGGGCGCGACCGCTCGTTCCACTTCGGCACAAACGAGCACCACATTGTGGGCATGATCTCGCACCTGGGGCCGCAACTGGCCGTGGCCGATGGCATTGCGCTGGCGGATCTGCTGGAGAAGAAGGAGAAGGTGACGCTGGTGTTCAGTGGCGATGGCGGGGCGAGTGAGGGAGATTTCCATGAGGCGCTGAACGTAGCGGCAGTATGGGGCTTGCCAGTTATTTTCATGATCGAGAACAACGGCTACGGCCTTTCCACGCCAAGCAACGAGCAGTTCAAGTTCAAGCATTTCATCGATAAAGGCCCGGCCTACGGCATCGACACGCTGCAGATAGACGGCAACAACATTCTGGAAGTATACGATACCGTGAGCCAGGCGGCAGCCAGCATCCGCAAGAACCCGCGCCCGATGCTGATCGAGGCCATCACCTTCCGGATGCGCGGCCATGAGGAAGCCAGCGGAACGAAGTACGTGCCGCAGGAGCTGTTCGAGAAGTGGGCAAAGAAAGACCCGGTAGAGAACTTTGAGCGCTACCTGCTCGACGACCTGGTGCTGACTCAGAAGGCGATGGAAAGTATAAAAGAGGAGCTGAAGGCCGAGATAGAGGAGGGACTGCAAAAAGCGTTCGCCGAACCGATGCCTGAGGTAAACCGGGAGCAGGAACTGGAGGATATGTACCAGCCTTTCGCGCAGGAAATCATTGCGCCGGCCTCTGACGCCAAAACAGAACGCCGTTTTGTGGACGCCGTTTCTGATGCCATGCGCCAAAGCCTGGAGCGCTACCCGAACCTGGTGCTGATGGGGCAGGACGTGGCCGAGTACGGCGGGGTGTTCAAGGCTTCGGAAGGCTTTGTGGATGCTTTCGGAAAAGACCGCATCCGCAATACGCCGCTTTGCGAGTCGGCCATACTTGGCATAGGCCTGGGCATGTCGGTGCGCGGCCAGAAAAGCATTGTAGAGATGCAGTTCGCCGACTTCGTGAGTGCCGGTTTCAGCCAAATTGTGAATAACCTGGCCAAGAGCCACTACCGCTGGGGCCAGAACGCCGATGTGGTGGTGCGCATGCCAACAGGTGCGGGCGCAGCAGCAGGTCCGTTCCACTCCCAAAGCAACGAAGCCTGGTTTTTCCACACGCCCGGTCTGAAAGTAGTATACCCGTCCTCTCCCTATGATGCCAAAGGCCTGCTAAATGCCGCCATTGAGGACCCGAACCCGGTGATGTACTTCGAGCACAAGCTGCTGTACCGCTCCGTTTCGCAGGAGATTCCGGACGATTACTATACCGTAGAAATTGGCAAGGCCAAAACAGTGGCCGAGGGCACAGACCTCACCATCATCACGTACGGCATGGGCGTGCACTGGGCCAAGCAACTGCAGCAAGAGCTAGAGGGCGCCAGCTTCGAGATACTGGACCTGCGCACTTTACTGCCCTGGGATAAGGAGGCCGTGCGGGCCGCCGTAGAGAAAACAGGCCGCGTGATCATACTTCATGAGGACACGATGACCGGCGGTATTGGTGGCGAGATAGCCGCCTGGATTAGCGAGCATTGCTTTGAACTGCTGGATGCCCCGGTAGCTCGTGTCGCCAGCCTGGATACAGCCGTGCCGTTTGCGCCACCGCTGGAGCAGGAGTTTTTGCCAAAGCAGCGCCTGCGCCAGAAGGCAGAGATGATGCTGAACTACTAA
- the ytxJ gene encoding bacillithiol system redox-active protein YtxJ: MNWHPLTSVEQLNEVIEESKSKPVVIFKHSTSCSISATAKSRLERKWDDADLDEVKAYYLDLLKFRPVSNEIAEVLEVHHESPQLLLVKDGVCTYEASHLGISVDELKSQVTA; this comes from the coding sequence ATGAATTGGCATCCCCTAACAAGTGTAGAGCAGCTAAACGAAGTAATAGAAGAGTCGAAAAGCAAGCCGGTGGTGATTTTTAAGCACAGCACCTCCTGCTCCATCAGTGCCACCGCCAAAAGCCGCCTCGAGCGCAAGTGGGACGATGCTGACCTGGACGAGGTGAAGGCATACTACCTGGACCTGCTGAAGTTCCGGCCTGTTTCAAACGAGATTGCAGAAGTACTGGAGGTGCACCACGAGTCGCCGCAGCTGCTGCTGGTAAAAGACGGTGTATGCACCTACGAGGCATCACACCTCGGCATTAGCGTAGATGAATTGAAAAGCCAGGTAACGGCGTAG
- a CDS encoding OsmC family protein, whose protein sequence is MATIKSIYNGGLRTTAQHLASGNSIITDAPVDNNGKGEAFSPTDLVSAALGSCMMTIMGIVANRSDIDIEGMEVEITKIMAADPRRIGEVVVDFTMPAGKSYSDKEKAMLENAARTCPVALSLHPDTKQTVNFRY, encoded by the coding sequence ATGGCAACAATAAAAAGCATTTACAACGGCGGCTTGCGCACTACAGCACAGCACCTTGCCTCCGGAAACAGCATCATTACCGATGCGCCGGTGGATAACAACGGAAAAGGCGAGGCCTTCTCTCCTACCGACCTGGTGAGTGCCGCCCTCGGCTCCTGCATGATGACCATTATGGGCATTGTAGCCAACCGCAGCGACATAGACATCGAGGGTATGGAAGTGGAGATTACCAAAATCATGGCTGCCGATCCGCGCCGCATTGGCGAGGTGGTGGTGGACTTTACCATGCCGGCCGGCAAATCATACTCAGACAAGGAGAAAGCGATGCTGGAGAACGCTGCCCGTACCTGCCCGGTGGCCTTAAGCCTGCACCCGGATACCAAGCAGACGGTTAATTTCCGATACTAA
- the lipA gene encoding lipoyl synthase: MMTLPVIQPNAKPEGLNALGQPRKPNWLRVKLPVGKEYAKVRSIVDEYKLHTICESGNCPNMGECWGAGTATFMILGNVCTRSCSFCAVATGRPNEYDEDEPRRVAEAIQLMGVKHAVLTSVNRDELKDRGAAIWHETVKQVKLLSPTTTIETLIPDVKANWDALITMISPGQEVVSHNMETVQELYRRVRPQAKYDRSLEQIRRTKEYGKRTKTGIMLGLGETKEQVYQAMDDLAANGCDILTLGQYLQPTKMHLEVAEFIHPDLFDHYREEGLNRGIKYVESGPLVRSSYHAERHVNV, translated from the coding sequence ATGATGACACTTCCGGTAATACAGCCTAATGCCAAGCCCGAGGGGCTTAACGCACTGGGCCAGCCCCGCAAGCCAAACTGGCTGCGTGTAAAACTGCCGGTTGGGAAGGAGTACGCCAAAGTAAGAAGCATTGTAGACGAATATAAGCTGCACACGATTTGCGAGAGCGGTAACTGCCCGAACATGGGTGAGTGCTGGGGCGCAGGTACAGCCACGTTCATGATCTTAGGTAATGTGTGTACCCGCAGCTGCTCTTTCTGCGCTGTGGCCACCGGCCGCCCCAACGAGTACGACGAAGACGAGCCGCGCCGTGTGGCGGAGGCCATACAACTAATGGGGGTGAAGCACGCCGTGCTAACGTCCGTTAACCGCGACGAGCTGAAAGACCGCGGTGCCGCCATCTGGCACGAAACGGTGAAGCAGGTGAAACTCCTGTCCCCGACCACTACCATCGAAACGCTGATCCCGGATGTGAAAGCCAACTGGGATGCGCTGATCACCATGATCTCTCCCGGACAGGAGGTGGTGTCGCATAACATGGAAACGGTGCAGGAGCTTTACCGCCGCGTGCGCCCGCAAGCTAAGTATGACCGCTCGCTGGAGCAGATCCGCCGCACCAAGGAGTATGGCAAGCGCACCAAAACCGGCATTATGCTAGGTTTAGGCGAGACAAAGGAGCAGGTGTACCAGGCCATGGATGATCTGGCGGCTAATGGCTGCGATATCCTGACGCTGGGCCAGTACCTGCAGCCAACCAAGATGCACCTGGAGGTGGCCGAGTTTATTCACCCCGATCTGTTTGACCACTACCGGGAGGAAGGACTGAACCGGGGCATCAAGTATGTGGAGTCCGGGCCGCTGGTGCGTTCTTCTTACCATGCCGAGCGCCACGTGAACGTATAA
- a CDS encoding ice-binding family protein: MIKNLLLTFLILIGGYTQSMAQEDPTVEVLGRASSFAVLSSTTVTNTGTTVIYGNLGTLPVNALQDNGLLIVSKKEIGTVTAAQAMEDATGVYTSIAAKSVDFSHLRMPSVLLPGVHQINGDANLNDVLQGTITFDGRGDVNAKFYVIVKGDLKNSLPVGGIASVRVNTTNGAEAKNIYWIVENNVNLTGVSLFEGSVLAKGNINLAEGVYLNGRIISLEGRINLNANLIYLPNVIYTDLNVKKEAEGGSYTVGANIRYTITVTNAGPGTATGVVITENFPQGGLEFVTYTTAKGTFGMDADGKYRWHVGDLQNGEVAVITVVFKLLVAGEINNQVTIDPNPNNPDPEPNDNNDEDPVVVCAVPTLDITPSTSYCGITPTDITFTVTEVAGATYDFTVLPTGWSLVSQSNNTAVIRVAAPGTLQVKVTDRCNTVYTVTEQLVLPTKPAPPTIQGAATVCANSTDNTYTVTGYGAGVTYLWTPVGDVRIVGEATGSSVQVSAGTNGGSLTLVVSNSCLSSNVATKAIGITATPATPASVTGQAVVCAGTTQTYRTDAVAGATSYTWNLPTGWAVVPGTPANEREIQVTVGFAGGNISVAANGVCESSAASAPLSITVNSKPAKPVIEGVASACNGQTITLTAREVAGITDYDWTTPAGWAVVSGGDHFRSVTLRVGAAAGTVTLAVVNACGTGDEIAEVAVSPLGGPDAPTVSGTTEVCENTQALTYSVASPVEDITYTWAVTGGISLVQGASTGTSVKVNAGTTGGTITVTASNGCSSTASQPLQVNVSTPPAILGQITDNSNVCDGLVYTIDPVQSATSYAWRVTAGFTIVSGQGTNTITVKADNATARFGTVSVTAINGPCSSTTAATAPMDASLVEGQLNLPKAFSPNGDGKNDTWFISNLEKFPVNEVTIFNRWGSEVYKKTGYQNDWMGKGLEQGTYFYKVRVTVCGGIVKEFTGYVTLFR; the protein is encoded by the coding sequence ATGATTAAAAATTTACTGTTGACCTTTCTGATTTTGATAGGCGGCTACACCCAAAGTATGGCTCAGGAAGATCCGACTGTTGAGGTGCTGGGCAGAGCGAGCAGTTTTGCCGTGCTATCGTCTACAACCGTAACCAACACGGGCACAACGGTGATCTATGGCAACCTGGGTACCCTGCCGGTAAATGCGCTGCAGGACAACGGCCTGCTGATTGTCTCTAAAAAAGAGATCGGAACGGTTACGGCTGCACAAGCCATGGAAGACGCCACAGGAGTCTATACTTCCATCGCGGCAAAATCAGTGGACTTTAGTCATCTCAGAATGCCCAGCGTGCTTTTGCCGGGGGTGCACCAGATTAACGGCGATGCCAACCTGAACGATGTACTGCAGGGTACCATCACGTTTGACGGCAGAGGAGATGTAAATGCCAAGTTTTACGTCATCGTAAAAGGAGACCTGAAGAACAGCTTGCCGGTTGGAGGCATTGCCAGCGTACGCGTGAACACAACGAATGGCGCAGAGGCAAAAAACATTTATTGGATTGTAGAGAACAACGTCAACCTGACGGGGGTGTCCCTGTTTGAAGGAAGCGTACTTGCCAAAGGAAACATTAACCTGGCTGAAGGGGTGTACCTGAACGGCAGGATCATTTCTTTGGAAGGTAGAATCAACCTCAATGCCAACCTGATTTACCTGCCGAATGTCATATACACGGATTTGAACGTCAAAAAGGAGGCAGAAGGAGGAAGCTATACTGTAGGTGCCAATATCAGGTATACAATAACTGTAACGAATGCCGGCCCTGGAACCGCTACCGGCGTGGTGATAACGGAGAACTTTCCGCAAGGGGGGCTGGAGTTTGTAACTTATACGACCGCAAAAGGCACATTCGGAATGGACGCGGATGGAAAGTACCGCTGGCATGTAGGTGACCTGCAGAACGGTGAGGTGGCCGTTATCACTGTTGTGTTCAAACTGCTAGTTGCGGGAGAAATAAACAACCAGGTAACAATAGATCCGAACCCGAACAACCCGGATCCGGAGCCTAACGACAACAACGACGAGGACCCTGTCGTGGTATGTGCTGTTCCTACGCTGGACATCACTCCAAGCACTTCCTACTGCGGCATCACTCCAACCGACATCACGTTCACAGTGACAGAAGTAGCAGGCGCCACATACGATTTCACGGTTTTGCCTACGGGTTGGAGCCTTGTGAGTCAAAGCAACAACACCGCCGTGATCAGAGTAGCGGCACCGGGCACACTGCAAGTGAAGGTAACCGATAGATGCAATACAGTCTATACGGTGACAGAGCAGTTGGTACTGCCCACAAAGCCGGCGCCTCCCACTATACAAGGCGCTGCCACCGTATGCGCAAACAGCACAGACAATACCTACACAGTTACAGGCTACGGTGCGGGAGTCACATACCTGTGGACGCCTGTAGGCGATGTTCGCATTGTAGGAGAGGCAACGGGTAGCTCCGTGCAGGTTAGTGCCGGTACAAACGGAGGTTCACTTACCCTGGTAGTAAGCAACAGCTGCCTTTCAAGTAATGTGGCTACAAAAGCAATTGGCATTACGGCCACGCCGGCCACACCGGCCAGCGTAACAGGCCAGGCCGTTGTTTGCGCCGGAACAACCCAAACCTATCGTACGGACGCAGTTGCCGGTGCCACCTCTTATACCTGGAACCTGCCTACAGGCTGGGCTGTAGTACCTGGTACACCAGCAAATGAGCGGGAGATACAGGTTACCGTTGGCTTTGCGGGTGGCAACATCTCAGTGGCTGCGAATGGCGTGTGCGAGAGCAGTGCAGCATCTGCACCCCTTAGCATCACCGTAAACAGCAAGCCGGCTAAACCGGTAATAGAAGGCGTAGCCAGCGCCTGTAACGGACAAACCATTACCCTTACCGCACGTGAAGTGGCGGGTATAACCGACTACGACTGGACAACGCCGGCAGGCTGGGCGGTCGTAAGTGGTGGCGACCACTTTAGGAGTGTAACCCTTCGGGTTGGCGCAGCAGCCGGTACCGTAACCCTTGCCGTGGTGAACGCATGTGGCACAGGCGATGAAATAGCCGAGGTAGCGGTAAGCCCGCTAGGCGGACCAGACGCACCAACAGTTAGTGGTACAACGGAAGTATGCGAGAACACCCAGGCCCTGACCTACAGTGTGGCGAGCCCTGTAGAGGACATAACCTATACCTGGGCCGTTACAGGCGGCATCAGCCTGGTGCAGGGAGCCAGCACGGGCACTTCTGTAAAGGTAAATGCCGGCACAACGGGTGGTACAATCACTGTCACAGCTTCTAACGGCTGCAGCAGCACGGCCAGCCAGCCGCTACAGGTAAACGTCTCTACACCGCCGGCTATACTTGGCCAGATCACAGACAACAGCAATGTGTGTGATGGACTGGTATACACGATCGATCCGGTACAGAGCGCCACCTCCTATGCCTGGAGGGTAACAGCTGGCTTCACCATTGTTTCCGGCCAGGGCACCAATACCATCACAGTGAAAGCGGATAATGCAACAGCCAGGTTCGGCACCGTTTCGGTAACAGCCATCAACGGGCCGTGCAGCAGCACTACAGCCGCTACGGCTCCAATGGATGCCTCCCTGGTGGAGGGACAACTGAACCTGCCGAAAGCTTTCAGCCCGAACGGCGATGGCAAGAACGACACGTGGTTCATAAGCAACCTCGAAAAATTCCCGGTAAACGAAGTAACCATCTTTAACCGATGGGGATCTGAGGTTTATAAGAAAACAGGCTACCAGAACGACTGGATGGGCAAAGGCTTGGAGCAAGGTACTTACTTCTATAAGGTAAGGGTAACGGTATGTGGCGGCATTGTGAAAGAGTTTACAGGCTACGTGACCTTGTTCCGCTAG
- a CDS encoding PorP/SprF family type IX secretion system membrane protein: MKMRICYLLLALLLTTAASAQQNPQYSQYIFNSMAINPAYAGSKNVLNLNAFHRSQWTGIEGAPTTQSLLVDGILANQRLGLGLGLTRDEIGAQTTSSIYANFAVKLPLSENAVISLGLAPGVVQTTLDGSKFGITEDPSIPTGKETVIKPDVKIGAYLHTNRFYAGVSAADLLQFDDMQQVEPERHYYFTTGYLFDVTPFVKLKPSVLIKEDFNAPSNVDLNAFVLLGERLWLGSSYRTSLNLFNEPETADVTKRTAVAFIGEVQVLKQLRVGYSYDKMLNGYSNQSTHEVSVGYYFFQKKETKMLTPQYF, encoded by the coding sequence ATGAAGATGAGAATATGTTACCTGCTGCTGGCGCTGTTGCTTACAACAGCCGCCAGCGCACAGCAAAACCCACAGTACTCGCAGTACATCTTTAACAGTATGGCCATTAATCCGGCTTATGCAGGAAGCAAGAATGTACTAAACCTGAACGCTTTCCACCGCTCGCAGTGGACGGGTATTGAGGGAGCCCCAACAACACAGTCGCTGCTGGTGGACGGAATACTGGCAAACCAGCGCCTGGGCTTGGGCCTGGGCCTCACACGCGATGAGATCGGCGCCCAGACAACCTCCAGTATCTATGCCAATTTTGCCGTAAAACTGCCCCTGAGCGAAAATGCCGTGATCAGTCTGGGATTAGCCCCGGGTGTAGTGCAGACAACGCTGGATGGCAGTAAGTTTGGTATTACTGAGGATCCCTCCATCCCAACGGGCAAGGAGACAGTTATAAAGCCCGATGTGAAGATCGGTGCTTACCTGCACACCAACCGCTTTTACGCCGGTGTTTCTGCGGCAGACCTGCTGCAGTTCGACGACATGCAGCAGGTGGAGCCGGAGCGCCACTACTATTTTACCACAGGCTACTTGTTCGATGTAACCCCGTTTGTCAAACTAAAGCCAAGTGTGCTGATTAAGGAGGATTTTAACGCACCAAGCAACGTGGACCTGAACGCCTTTGTGCTGCTGGGCGAGCGCCTGTGGCTGGGCAGCTCTTACCGCACCAGTTTAAACCTGTTCAACGAGCCGGAGACAGCGGATGTAACCAAGCGCACAGCCGTTGCCTTTATCGGTGAGGTGCAGGTACTGAAGCAGCTGCGCGTAGGCTACTCCTACGATAAAATGCTGAACGGTTACAGCAACCAAAGCACCCACGAGGTATCCGTAGGCTACTACTTCTTCCAGAAGAAAGAGACCAAAATGCTGACACCGCAGTACTTTTAA